One window of the Xenopus tropicalis strain Nigerian chromosome 10, UCB_Xtro_10.0, whole genome shotgun sequence genome contains the following:
- the mrpl45 gene encoding 39S ribosomal protein L45, mitochondrial (The RefSeq protein has 1 substitution compared to this genomic sequence), giving the protein MAASMRMYRAVGALGLASILNPARMAAPVLVMPTRTKKRYFIPPAVGAKHKTMADMISKARAAGVVTPHETMERPINIACTAGIFDPYIPPEGDARLSSLSKEGLKQRTQQLKQTAASQLAIRKVKEYDSEFTTKTFPEKAQELFIAAHQCLTKFDRHELHTLVTERCYPEMVRGNRYRTIQWSFVESIEAPRVVQVRCPEMVSKGNLYAQVTVRMHNKQSLTIYDRFGRVMCGSEEPRDVLEYVVFERHMVNPYGTWRMHGKIVPSWAPPKEPIVKTVLLPGPAVDPLQELEDISLEKTEPVLQQWYK; this is encoded by the exons ATGGCGGCGTCCATGAGGATGTACCGGGCTGTGGGAGAGTTG GGACTAGCTTCAATCCTCAACCCAGCCCGAATGGCAGCGCCTGTTTTGGTGATGCCCACGAGGACCAAAAAGAGATACTTCATACCACCAGCTGTGGGAGCCAAGCATAAAACAATGGCTGACATGATAAGCAAAGCACGAGCAGCTGGAGTGGTCACCCCTCATGAAACCATGGAACGACCCATTAATATCGCTTGCACTG CTGGGATATTTGACCCCTACATTCCTCCTGAGGGAGATGCACGTCTATCCTCACTTTCCAAGGAAGGTCTGAAGCAGAGAACACAGCAGTTGAAACAGACAGCGGCTTCTCAGCTGGC AATCCGGAAGGTCAAGGAATACGACAGTGAATTCACTACCAAGACATTTCCAGAGAAGGCTCAAGAATTATTCATCGCGGCACACCAGTGCCTAACAAA ATTTGACCGTCACGAATTGCACACCTTGGTGACTGAGCGTTGCTATCCG GAAATGGTTCGCGGCAATAGGTATCGCACTATTCAATGGAGTTTTGTGGAGTCCATAGAGGCTCCTCGAGTGGTTCAGGTCCGTTGCCCTGAGATGGTCAGCAAAGGGAACCTCTATGCACAAGTAACAGTGCGTATGCACAACAAACAG AGTCTGACTATCTATGACCGGTTTGGGAGGGTAATGTGTGGAAGCGAGGAACCACGAGATGTTTTGGAGTATGTGGTTTTTGAACGTCACATGGTGAATCCGTATGGAACATGGAGAATGCACGGCAAAATCGTTCCTTCTTGGGCTCCACCCAAAGAGCCAATTGTAAAG ACTGTACTGTTACCAGGACCAGCGGTGGATCCGTTGCAGGAGCTGGAAGATATCAGCTTAGAAAAGACAGAACCTGTTCTCCAGCAGTGGTACAAATAG
- the LOC101732366 gene encoding G-protein coupled receptor 39, which yields MTSTTSSMPPVSKPPEAEVRLSIYAKSSISLTYMLLLFAGILGNAMVIRVLWGLRRRRVQASLSHHMCSLASCDLLQLVLGIPAELYGSIWSPFPWPLGNIGCCGFYYLWEVLCYAAIFNVLSLSCERHLATCRPLSLHLRQSSVRLRLCFIWLMSLLAGLPVLFTMGLEDVYAADVDDQHTELWVCTPLSSRKGLFVATIWASFLTYLGVLSVVGITCWRMRRALQGSASQDVEVAGPGGSVQLLGRFCSGQTVTARKQNARMLGCIVGALAVCWLPFQARRLMTVLRSKDQWTENYYRSYITLQPITNCFYYLSSCLTPLLYNLTSQSFRRAFVHGITHCAWGTTSTACPYRPQPRDCVRMSAKGQNESYV from the exons ATGACTTCCACTACAAGCTCTATGCCCCCTGTCTCCAAACCTCCAGAGGCTGAAGTCAGGCTCAGCATTTATGCTAAGTCTTCCATATCCCTGACTTACATGTTACTACTTTTTGCTGGAATTCTAGGAAATGCTATGGTAATAAGGGTCCTGTGGGGATTACGCCGCCGACGTGTCCAGGCCTCTCTTAGTCACCATATGTGCAGCCTGGCATCTTGTGATCTTCTGCAACTGGTTTTGGGAATACCAGCAGAGCTGTATGGAAGCATCTGGAGCCCCTTCCCATGGCCTTTGGGTAACATTGGCTGTTGTGGTTTCTATTACCTATGGGAAGTTCTCTGCTACGCCGCCATCTTTAATGTTTTGTCTCTGAGCTGTGAGAGGCACCTTGCTACTTGTCGGCCACTCAGTCTTCATCTGCGCCAGTCTTCAGTTCGTTTGCGCCTTTGTTTCATTTGGTTGATGTCTCTGCTGGCTGGGCTTCCAGTTTTATTTACCATGGGCTTGGAAGATGTTTATGCAGCAGATGTGGATGATCAGCACACAGAACTGTGGGTATGTACCCCACTTAGCTCACGCAAAGGTCTTTTTGTTGCCACCATCTGGGCCTCTTTTCTAACCTACCTTGGGGTGCTATCGGTAGTGGGGATAACATGCTGGAGAATGAGGAGGGCGCTGCAAGGCAGTGCCAGTCAAGATGTGGAAGTTGCAGGCCCAGGTGGATCAGTACAGCTACTAGGAAGATTCTGCAGTGGGCAGACGGTTACAGCACGCAAGCAGAATGCAAGGATGCTGG GGTGCATTGTGGGAGCTCTAGCCGTGTGTTGGCTTCCCTTCCAGGCCCGGCGACTCATGACTGTCCTGCGCAGTAAAGATCAGTGGACAGAGAATTATTATCGCTCGTACATCACTCTGCAGCCCATCACCAACTGCTTCTACTACCTTAGTTCTTGCCTCACCCCGCTGCTGTATAACTTGACATCTCAAAGCTTTCGCAGGGCCTTTGTACATGGCATCACCCACTGCGCATGGGGTACAACATCGACAGCTTGCCCCTACAGACCTCAGCCTAGAGACTGTGTCAGAATGTCAGCAAAAGGGCAGAATGAGAGTTATGTATAA